One stretch of Candidatus Reconcilbacillus cellulovorans DNA includes these proteins:
- a CDS encoding NADH-dependent alcohol dehydrogenase produces the protein MKAFRFHNPTVLYYGAGQIEAHLAAEVRKYGSRVLLVYGGGSIKRFGLYDKVTGILKNAGCTVFELPGVEPNPRLSSVRRGIDICRNENIELILAVGGGSVLDAAKAIAAGAKYNGDVWDFYTKRAVVQDALPLGTILTLAATGSEMNGNSVITNWETKDKLSTGSPHLYPKFSFCDPANTVTVPRDQTVYGIVDMISHVFEQYFSPTPHTPLQDRLCEAVMRTIVEHAPRVLEQPDSLEARETMMYCSTMALNGMISMGMEGDWATHNIEHEISAIYDIPHGGGLAIVFPRWMEYVVDAGVEKFYQMAVRVFDVDPAGKTKRDVALEGIGRVKTFFRSIGAPSSLADYGIGGENIPVMAEKAVRFGPIGRFKVLHKEDVERILSACL, from the coding sequence GTGAAAGCTTTCCGGTTCCACAATCCGACCGTGCTTTACTACGGCGCCGGCCAGATCGAAGCCCATCTCGCCGCCGAGGTGCGCAAATACGGCAGCCGCGTGCTGCTCGTATACGGAGGCGGCAGCATCAAACGTTTCGGCCTTTACGACAAAGTAACGGGCATCCTGAAAAACGCCGGCTGCACGGTCTTCGAACTGCCGGGCGTAGAGCCGAATCCGAGGCTTTCGTCCGTGCGGCGCGGCATCGACATTTGCCGGAATGAAAACATCGAACTGATTCTCGCCGTCGGCGGCGGTTCCGTGCTCGACGCCGCCAAGGCGATCGCGGCCGGCGCGAAATACAACGGCGACGTCTGGGATTTTTATACGAAGCGCGCCGTCGTGCAGGACGCGCTGCCGCTCGGCACGATCCTGACGCTGGCGGCCACCGGCTCCGAAATGAACGGCAACAGCGTCATCACCAACTGGGAAACGAAAGACAAGCTGTCGACCGGTTCGCCGCATCTGTACCCGAAGTTCTCATTCTGCGATCCGGCCAACACGGTCACCGTGCCGCGCGACCAGACCGTCTACGGCATCGTCGATATGATCAGCCACGTGTTCGAGCAGTACTTCTCGCCGACCCCGCACACGCCGCTTCAGGACCGGCTGTGCGAGGCGGTCATGCGCACGATCGTCGAACACGCGCCGCGCGTTCTGGAACAGCCGGACAGCCTGGAAGCGCGCGAAACGATGATGTACTGCAGCACGATGGCGCTTAACGGCATGATCAGCATGGGCATGGAGGGCGATTGGGCGACCCACAACATCGAGCACGAAATCAGCGCGATCTACGACATTCCGCACGGCGGCGGGCTGGCGATCGTCTTTCCGCGCTGGATGGAATACGTCGTCGACGCAGGCGTGGAAAAGTTTTACCAGATGGCCGTCCGCGTGTTCGACGTCGACCCGGCCGGCAAAACAAAACGCGACGTCGCGCTGGAGGGCATCGGCCGCGTCAAAACATTTTTCCGCTCGATCGGCGCGCCGTCGTCGCTCGCCGACTACGGCATCGGCGGCGAAAACATCCCCGTCATGGCGGAAAAGGCGGTGCGGTTCGGCCCGATCGGCCGGTTCAAGGTGCTGCACAAGGAAGACGTCGAACGCATCCTGAGCGCCTGTCTGTAA
- a CDS encoding epimerase yields the protein MRVVVIGGTGHVGTYLIPRLVRLGHEVINVSRGTSRPYLPHAAWNRVRHVALDRQSEEAAGAFGARIAALEPHVVVDMICFTEESARQLVEALAGRVQHYLFCGTIWVHGPSVEVPTTESEPRRPFGEYGIRKAATEAYLLDQARRRGFPATVLHPGHIVGPGWVPLNPQGNFNPDVFSRLACGEPVLLPNLGLETVHHVHADDVAQAFVLAIENRSVALGESFHVVSPAALTLRGYAEQVAGWFGQTARLEFAPWDVWKTTVSPQDAEATWDHIAHSPNCSIAKAKRLLGYRPRYGSLDAVYESVMWLVERGIVRTRSDA from the coding sequence ATGCGCGTCGTCGTCATCGGCGGTACGGGTCACGTCGGCACGTACCTGATTCCCCGGCTCGTCCGGCTCGGCCACGAAGTGATCAACGTCAGCCGAGGAACGTCGCGGCCCTATCTGCCCCACGCCGCCTGGAACCGGGTGCGTCACGTCGCGCTGGACCGGCAAAGCGAAGAGGCGGCAGGCGCGTTCGGCGCCCGCATCGCGGCGCTCGAACCCCACGTCGTCGTCGACATGATCTGTTTTACCGAAGAAAGCGCCCGGCAGCTGGTCGAAGCACTGGCCGGGCGCGTCCAGCATTATCTCTTTTGCGGCACGATCTGGGTGCACGGCCCGAGCGTCGAAGTGCCGACGACGGAAAGCGAGCCGCGCCGGCCGTTCGGCGAATACGGCATCCGCAAGGCGGCGACCGAAGCGTATCTGCTCGACCAAGCGCGCCGCCGCGGATTTCCGGCGACCGTGCTGCATCCCGGCCATATCGTCGGCCCGGGCTGGGTGCCGCTCAACCCGCAGGGCAATTTCAATCCGGACGTGTTTTCGCGTCTGGCGTGCGGGGAACCGGTGCTGCTTCCGAACCTCGGCCTGGAAACCGTTCACCACGTCCACGCCGACGACGTCGCGCAGGCGTTCGTGCTTGCGATCGAAAACCGCAGCGTCGCCCTCGGCGAAAGCTTCCACGTCGTGTCGCCGGCCGCGCTCACGCTGCGCGGTTACGCCGAGCAGGTCGCCGGCTGGTTCGGACAGACCGCCCGCCTCGAATTCGCGCCGTGGGACGTATGGAAAACGACGGTCTCTCCACAGGACGCTGAAGCGACATGGGACCACATCGCGCACAGTCCCAACTGCAGCATCGCCAAGGCGAAGCGGCTGCTCGGCTACCGGCCGCGGTACGGTTCGCTGGACGCCGTCTACGAATCCGTCATGTGGCTGGTCGAACGGGGGATCGTCCGGACGCGTTCTGATGCTTGA